Proteins from one Mycolicibacter virginiensis genomic window:
- a CDS encoding RND family transporter produces the protein MSGHHSPTVTGAPRFPRLIRALSIPIILFWLAAAAATNLLVPQLEVVGARNAVSLSPQDAPSVIAMKHIGEKFGEFTSDSVLMIVLESDAELGEDAHRYYDQLVTTLQADTAHVEHVQDFWGDRVTSAGSQSEDGRAAYVQVHLAGNQGSAQGVASVDAVREIVEDSDPPAGLRSYVTGQAALVADTNEAGDASMVKMTGITMAVIALMLLVVYRSIATTLIGLLVVVTEMSVARGLIAVLSNSHVFAISTFVVSILTALAIAAGTDYWIFLIGRYHEARNAGEERETAQNTTLSSVSHVILGSGLTIAGAMLCLHFTRLNYFNTLAVPCALGMFTILAMGLTFAPAVLAVSSRFGLLDPKQVTKTGGWRKVGTAVARWPLPILAAASAVAAVGVLVLPGYKTSYDNRHYIPASVPSNIGYAAAEKHFSSARMNPDMLMVESDHDMRNPRDMLVLDRIARNIFRVPGIERVQSITRPLGPPMEHGSVPFQISAQGVTMRENLQFLHARLDDTQTMADQLSSMITVMDRLHGLTVQLSDATHGTDEATHDMQGTMEEVRDRIADFDDEVRPLRNYFYWEPHCFNIGVCNAFRSMFDATDGFDKLAENTASLAGQLDRVDEITPAIADQIPPMIAITTNMRDLMLTMHSSFSQVVTQLEQMTDTAAVMGQVFDDARNDDMFYLPPEAFDSPDFQRGMELMMSPDGQAARILITHDTDPATVDGISHVGAELQAAKEAVKGTPLAKAKFYLGGTAATYADIQTGAHYDLLIAAIAAIVLIFVVMLLITRALVASIVIVGTVVLSLASSFGLSVLLWQYVFGIELQWLVIAMSVIVLLAVGSDYNLLVVSRMKEELYSGTATGLRTGLIRAMGATGKVVTAAGMVFAFTMIAMLASDLRSVGQIGTTIGLGLLFDTFIVRSLITPSIAALLGRWFWWPINVHRRPGPIPAEPPAPAEREAALTLGAEREGNVTVAPAPPALTPPPVPAG, from the coding sequence ATGAGCGGCCACCACAGCCCGACCGTCACCGGAGCACCGCGGTTCCCGCGGCTGATCCGAGCACTCTCCATCCCGATCATCCTGTTCTGGCTTGCCGCGGCTGCCGCGACCAATCTGCTGGTACCGCAACTGGAGGTCGTCGGCGCCCGCAACGCCGTCTCACTCTCCCCGCAAGACGCCCCGTCGGTGATCGCGATGAAGCACATCGGCGAGAAGTTCGGCGAGTTCACCAGCGACAGCGTGCTGATGATCGTGCTGGAGAGCGATGCCGAACTGGGAGAAGACGCCCATCGCTACTACGACCAGCTGGTGACGACCCTGCAGGCCGACACCGCCCACGTCGAACACGTGCAGGACTTCTGGGGGGACCGGGTCACCTCGGCGGGCTCGCAGAGTGAGGACGGCCGGGCCGCCTACGTGCAGGTGCATCTGGCGGGCAACCAGGGCTCGGCGCAGGGCGTGGCATCGGTGGACGCGGTGCGCGAGATCGTCGAGGACTCCGACCCACCGGCCGGACTGCGCTCGTACGTGACGGGCCAGGCGGCCCTGGTCGCCGACACCAACGAGGCCGGCGATGCCTCGATGGTGAAGATGACCGGTATCACCATGGCCGTCATTGCGCTGATGCTGCTGGTGGTCTACCGCTCCATCGCCACCACGCTGATCGGGCTGCTGGTGGTCGTCACCGAGATGAGCGTGGCCCGCGGGCTGATCGCGGTGCTGAGCAACTCCCACGTCTTCGCGATCTCGACATTCGTGGTCAGCATCCTCACCGCATTGGCCATCGCAGCCGGAACCGACTACTGGATCTTTTTGATCGGGCGCTACCACGAGGCACGCAATGCCGGCGAGGAGCGCGAAACCGCCCAGAACACAACGCTGTCCAGCGTCAGCCACGTCATCCTGGGCTCCGGCCTGACCATCGCCGGGGCGATGCTGTGCCTGCACTTCACCCGGCTGAACTACTTCAACACCCTGGCGGTGCCGTGCGCCCTAGGCATGTTCACCATCCTGGCGATGGGGTTGACCTTCGCCCCGGCGGTCCTTGCGGTCAGCAGCCGCTTCGGGCTGCTGGACCCCAAACAGGTCACCAAGACCGGCGGGTGGCGCAAGGTGGGCACCGCTGTGGCGCGCTGGCCGCTGCCGATTCTGGCTGCCGCCAGTGCCGTTGCGGCCGTGGGCGTCCTGGTGCTGCCCGGCTACAAGACCAGCTATGACAACCGGCACTACATCCCCGCCAGCGTGCCGTCCAACATCGGCTACGCCGCCGCCGAGAAGCATTTCAGCTCCGCGCGGATGAACCCCGACATGCTGATGGTCGAGTCCGATCACGACATGCGCAATCCCCGCGACATGCTGGTGCTGGACCGAATCGCGCGCAACATCTTCCGGGTGCCGGGCATCGAACGGGTGCAAAGCATCACGCGTCCGCTGGGCCCGCCCATGGAACACGGATCGGTGCCGTTTCAGATCAGCGCCCAGGGCGTGACTATGCGGGAGAACCTGCAGTTCTTGCACGCCCGCCTCGACGACACCCAGACCATGGCCGACCAGCTCTCGTCGATGATCACGGTGATGGACCGGCTGCACGGCCTGACCGTGCAACTCTCCGATGCCACGCACGGCACCGACGAGGCAACCCACGATATGCAGGGCACGATGGAGGAAGTCCGGGACAGGATCGCCGACTTCGACGACGAGGTCCGGCCGCTGCGCAACTATTTCTATTGGGAGCCGCACTGTTTCAACATCGGTGTGTGCAACGCGTTCCGCTCGATGTTCGACGCCACCGACGGCTTCGACAAGCTGGCGGAGAACACCGCGTCATTGGCCGGTCAGTTGGACCGCGTCGATGAGATCACGCCGGCGATCGCCGATCAGATCCCGCCGATGATCGCCATCACCACCAACATGCGCGACCTGATGCTGACCATGCACAGCAGCTTCAGTCAGGTGGTGACCCAGCTGGAGCAGATGACCGACACCGCTGCAGTGATGGGCCAGGTGTTCGACGACGCCCGCAACGACGACATGTTCTACCTGCCGCCGGAGGCGTTCGACAGTCCCGACTTTCAGCGCGGGATGGAGCTGATGATGTCGCCGGATGGCCAGGCCGCCCGCATCCTGATCACCCACGACACCGACCCGGCGACCGTCGACGGGATCTCGCACGTGGGCGCCGAGCTGCAGGCCGCCAAAGAAGCCGTCAAAGGAACGCCGCTGGCCAAGGCGAAGTTCTATCTGGGCGGCACCGCCGCCACCTACGCCGACATCCAGACCGGGGCGCACTACGACCTGCTGATCGCGGCGATCGCGGCCATCGTGTTGATCTTCGTGGTGATGCTGCTGATCACCCGGGCCCTGGTGGCTTCGATCGTGATCGTGGGCACCGTGGTGCTGTCACTGGCCTCCTCGTTCGGACTGTCGGTGTTGTTGTGGCAGTACGTATTCGGCATCGAGCTGCAGTGGCTGGTGATCGCGATGTCGGTGATCGTGCTGCTGGCGGTGGGGTCGGACTACAACCTGCTGGTGGTCTCGCGGATGAAGGAGGAGCTCTACAGCGGTACTGCGACGGGTCTGCGCACCGGACTGATCCGGGCGATGGGCGCCACCGGCAAGGTGGTGACAGCGGCCGGGATGGTGTTCGCCTTCACCATGATCGCGATGCTCGCCAGCGACCTGCGGTCGGTCGGACAGATCGGCACCACCATCGGGCTGGGTCTGCTGTTCGACACGTTCATCGTCCGCAGCCTGATCACCCCGTCGATCGCGGCGCTGCTGGGCCGGTGGTTCTGGTGGCCGATCAACGTGCACCGGCGCCCGGGCCCGATCCCCGCTGAGCCGCCGGCCCCCGCCGAGCGTGAAGCTGCGCTCACGCTGGGCGCCGAACGTGAAGGCAACGTCACGGTCGCGCCGGCACCGCCCGCCCTAACGCCACCACCCGTCCCAGCCGGCTAA
- a CDS encoding maleylpyruvate isomerase family mycothiol-dependent enzyme produces MLDAIYRAARARISTLAAGLTEDQLNLAVPATPGWSVHDVLAHLTGGAADVLAQRLDGAPGEYWTARHVAERRDRPVGELLDEWERASPAAEASLPERFAGPNLAADVICHEGDLREALGLPRIDREHWQPFLDVLGRLPGRLLPDTDTLVISDELGQEWRCGSGESVTVLRADGYELMRGLFSRRSRSQIAGWDWSPEPSTQLVDSFGVFGHRDDDQPIPVC; encoded by the coding sequence TTGCTTGATGCCATCTACCGGGCCGCACGCGCCAGGATCAGCACCCTGGCTGCCGGCCTCACCGAGGACCAGCTGAACCTCGCGGTTCCGGCGACACCGGGATGGTCGGTGCACGATGTGTTGGCCCACCTCACCGGTGGTGCGGCAGATGTCTTGGCGCAGCGACTCGATGGCGCGCCGGGCGAGTACTGGACCGCACGACACGTCGCCGAACGTCGCGACCGCCCGGTCGGCGAACTGCTCGACGAGTGGGAGCGCGCCTCACCGGCGGCCGAGGCGAGTCTGCCGGAGCGGTTCGCCGGGCCCAACCTGGCCGCCGACGTGATCTGCCACGAGGGGGATCTGCGCGAGGCGCTGGGTCTGCCGCGGATCGACCGCGAGCACTGGCAGCCGTTTCTGGACGTCCTTGGCCGGCTGCCCGGCCGGCTACTGCCCGACACCGACACCCTGGTGATCAGCGACGAGCTGGGGCAGGAATGGCGTTGCGGTTCAGGTGAATCCGTCACAGTCTTGCGAGCTGATGGTTACGAGCTGATGCGGGGCCTGTTCAGCAGACGCTCCCGCAGCCAGATAGCCGGATGGGACTGGTCCCCCGAGCCGTCTACACAGCTGGTCGACAGCTTCGGCGTCTTCGGCCACCGCGACGACGATCAACCGATCCCGGTCTGCTGA
- a CDS encoding SgcJ/EcaC family oxidoreductase, with product MNDDEAAIRELFARQVAGWNAGDPAAYASVFTSDADYVTFLGDRYQGREAIAASYAPLFAKLLRGTRLELQASTLRFVTPDVALVHSRAAVAKSARRRNRGVRINTSVAVRTDTGWLLTSSQNTTHRRLAQRLMRTLVSRHHNTGGSLA from the coding sequence GTGAATGATGACGAAGCCGCGATCCGGGAGTTGTTCGCCCGACAGGTCGCCGGCTGGAATGCCGGCGATCCCGCGGCCTATGCGTCGGTCTTCACCTCCGACGCGGACTACGTCACTTTCCTGGGCGACCGCTACCAAGGCCGGGAGGCCATTGCCGCGTCGTATGCCCCGCTGTTCGCCAAACTGCTGCGCGGGACACGGCTGGAACTCCAGGCTTCCACTCTGCGGTTCGTGACACCGGACGTCGCGCTGGTCCACTCCCGCGCCGCAGTGGCCAAGAGTGCGCGGCGCCGCAACCGTGGTGTGCGGATCAACACCAGCGTTGCGGTACGAACAGACACCGGCTGGCTGTTGACCTCATCGCAGAACACCACCCACCGACGCCTGGCCCAAAGACTTATGCGCACACTGGTTTCCCGACATCACAACACAGGAGGCTCCCTTGCTTGA